In Thauera sedimentorum, a single genomic region encodes these proteins:
- a CDS encoding TorF family putative porin, translating to MQKRIIASALAAALLGSGAAFAEDSPFSANVSIVSDYAYRGISQTDQRPALQGGFDYAHDSGFYVGVWGSNVSWLSDAEKGTGVSSSSSLEIDVYAGYAAELGPIGLDVGLLQYYYPGDFDSTWKAATGIDNPNTLEGYVGVSWEFLSFKYSHSFTDLFGIPDSKDSGYYDLAASYEVMDGLTLDAHYGYSDIRNADNYEDWKLGATYSYGGFDFSLHYVDTDIKNSRIADERVILSVSRAF from the coding sequence ATGCAGAAACGTATCATCGCCTCCGCCCTGGCCGCTGCCCTGCTCGGCTCCGGTGCCGCCTTCGCCGAAGACAGCCCGTTCTCCGCGAACGTGAGCATCGTCTCCGACTACGCCTACCGCGGCATCAGCCAGACCGACCAGCGTCCGGCGCTGCAGGGCGGCTTCGACTACGCCCACGACAGCGGCTTCTACGTCGGCGTCTGGGGCTCCAACGTGTCCTGGCTGAGCGACGCCGAGAAGGGCACCGGGGTCAGTTCCAGCAGCAGCCTCGAGATCGACGTGTATGCCGGCTACGCGGCCGAGCTGGGCCCGATCGGCCTCGACGTCGGCCTGCTGCAGTACTACTACCCGGGCGACTTCGACTCCACCTGGAAGGCCGCCACCGGTATCGACAACCCCAACACCCTGGAAGGCTACGTGGGCGTGTCCTGGGAATTCCTGTCGTTCAAGTACTCGCACTCTTTCACCGACCTATTCGGCATTCCGGACTCCAAGGACAGCGGCTACTACGACCTGGCGGCCTCGTATGAAGTCATGGACGGCCTGACCCTGGACGCCCACTACGGCTACTCGGACATCCGCAACGCCGACAACTACGAAGACTGGAAGCTCGGCGCCACCTATTCCTACGGCGGCTTCGACTTCAGCCTGCACTACGTGGACACCGACATCAAGAACTCGCGCATCGCCGACGAGCGCGTGATCCTGTCGGTCAGCCGCGCTTTCTAA
- a CDS encoding LysR substrate-binding domain-containing protein: MHSTLLQLPPLDPLRGFVAAARHLSFTRAADELCLTQSAISRQVQTLEGALGVALFVRGVRSLQLTAEGARLAAAAEGWLAEYGRLADALRQPGERPVTVTASIGISALWLVPRLREFQQRHPATEVRIAAGNRIVDLAREDIDLALRYCADHDAPPRAIKLFGETVLPVGHPSIAAGLELTAETLPQLTLLDYDEPGYPWLGWEHWLAAIGLDGVRPRARIGFSHYDQLIHAAATGHGLAIGRAVLIDPLIEDGRLMPVGARQVAMPGRGFWLVPAPRPMRPEVERFADWVVESAGAV, translated from the coding sequence ATGCATAGCACGCTACTGCAACTTCCCCCGCTCGATCCGCTGCGCGGCTTCGTCGCCGCCGCGCGCCATCTGTCCTTCACCCGCGCGGCCGACGAACTGTGCCTGACCCAGTCGGCCATCAGCCGCCAGGTGCAGACGCTGGAGGGTGCGCTGGGCGTGGCGCTGTTCGTGCGCGGGGTGCGCAGCCTGCAACTCACCGCCGAGGGCGCACGCCTGGCCGCCGCGGCGGAAGGCTGGCTGGCCGAGTATGGCCGCCTGGCCGACGCCCTGCGCCAGCCCGGCGAGCGCCCGGTCACGGTGACCGCGTCGATCGGCATCTCGGCGCTGTGGCTGGTGCCCCGCCTGCGCGAGTTCCAGCAGCGCCATCCGGCCACCGAGGTGCGCATCGCCGCCGGCAACCGCATCGTGGACCTCGCCCGCGAGGACATCGACCTGGCGCTGCGCTACTGCGCCGACCACGACGCCCCGCCGCGGGCGATCAAGCTGTTCGGCGAGACGGTGCTGCCGGTCGGCCATCCGTCCATCGCCGCCGGGCTGGAACTCACCGCCGAGACCCTGCCGCAGCTCACCCTGCTCGACTACGACGAACCCGGTTATCCGTGGCTGGGCTGGGAGCACTGGCTGGCGGCCATCGGCCTGGACGGCGTGCGCCCGCGCGCGCGCATCGGCTTCTCGCATTACGACCAGCTGATCCACGCGGCCGCCACCGGGCACGGCCTGGCCATCGGCCGGGCGGTGCTGATCGACCCGCTGATCGAGGACGGCCGGCTGATGCCGGTGGGGGCGCGGCAAGTGGCAATGCCGGGACGCGGCTTCTGGCTGGTGCCGGCGCCGCGGCCGATGCGCCCGGAGGTCGAACGCTTTGCCGACTGGGTGGTGGAGAGCGCCGGCGCCGTGTAG
- the thrH gene encoding bifunctional phosphoserine phosphatase/homoserine phosphotransferase ThrH, with protein sequence MQIVCLDLEGVLVPEIWIEFAKRTGIPELRRTTRDEPNYDTLMKYRLDILAGKGLGLPDIQEVIASMGPMAGARDFLDSLRERYQVVILSDTFYEFAHPLMRQLGWPTLFCHSLEANAEGILVNYHLRMPDQKREAVRRFKELNFKVVAAGDSYNDTAMLGEAHGGILFHPPENVVREFPQYPVVRDYAALRAEIDKAFARAG encoded by the coding sequence GTGCAGATCGTCTGTCTCGACCTCGAAGGCGTGCTCGTCCCCGAAATCTGGATCGAATTCGCCAAGCGCACCGGCATCCCGGAACTGCGCCGCACCACCCGCGACGAGCCCAACTACGACACGCTGATGAAGTACCGCCTGGACATCCTGGCGGGCAAGGGCCTGGGACTGCCGGACATTCAGGAAGTGATCGCCAGCATGGGGCCGATGGCCGGCGCGCGCGACTTCCTCGACAGCCTGCGCGAGCGCTACCAGGTGGTGATCCTGTCCGACACCTTCTACGAATTCGCCCACCCGCTGATGCGTCAGCTCGGCTGGCCGACGCTGTTCTGCCACAGCCTGGAAGCCAACGCCGAGGGCATCCTGGTGAACTACCACCTGCGCATGCCCGACCAGAAGCGCGAGGCGGTGCGCCGCTTCAAGGAACTGAACTTCAAGGTGGTGGCCGCAGGCGACTCCTACAACGACACCGCGATGCTCGGCGAAGCGCACGGCGGCATCCTGTTCCATCCGCCGGAGAACGTGGTGCGCGAGTTCCCGCAGTACCCGGTGGTGCGCGACTACGCCGCGCTGCGCGCCGAGATCGACAAAGCGTTCGCCCGCGCCGGCTGA
- a CDS encoding DUF2917 domain-containing protein — MDTHYGITTRQLAPRATQMLTDAAGTELICRRGCVWITQYGDDRDIVLQAGQSYVLDLPTAVVMSSCHGAELTLRAALPAPRRGWLARLAGWLDPRGGSAVTRELAERLGRLPGAAVERSIRPH; from the coding sequence ATGGACACGCACTATGGCATCACCACCCGGCAACTCGCGCCCCGCGCCACGCAGATGCTGACCGATGCGGCGGGCACCGAACTGATCTGCCGCCGCGGCTGCGTGTGGATCACCCAGTACGGCGACGACCGCGACATCGTCCTGCAGGCCGGGCAGTCCTACGTGCTCGACCTTCCCACCGCGGTGGTGATGAGCAGCTGCCACGGCGCGGAGCTGACCCTGCGCGCGGCGCTGCCGGCACCGCGCCGGGGCTGGCTGGCACGGCTTGCAGGCTGGCTGGATCCCCGCGGCGGCAGCGCGGTCACACGGGAGTTGGCCGAACGCCTGGGCCGTCTGCCGGGCGCGGCCGTGGAGCGCAGCATCCGTCCGCATTGA
- a CDS encoding PhzF family phenazine biosynthesis isomerase, protein MPYVNVQITKGATRAQKARIVRDVTDSLVDVLGKRPEHIHVVIQEITEEDWGYCGMLTDDWKRSQASGQEAPGSLYRLSAFTTTPEGGNPAGVWIGDRLPPPAEMLRIAQEVGYSETAFLAPAAGKRRTVRYYSPEAEVPFCGHATIAAGVKLGALDGEGEYRFDTAAGEVAVSVSSVDGLPAAALTSVAPKQARPSAELLSRILQTLAWRETELDPAIPPMLAFAGAWHLVLAAASAERLARLDYDFDALKQLMLEADLTTIQLVWRESADFFHARDPFPVGGVVEDPATGAAAAALGGYLRDAGLIAAPARITILQGETMGRPSHLEVRIPSAGGIVVSGHAVDL, encoded by the coding sequence ATGCCGTACGTGAACGTGCAGATCACCAAGGGCGCTACCCGTGCCCAGAAAGCCCGGATCGTGCGGGACGTGACCGACTCCCTGGTGGATGTGCTCGGCAAGAGGCCCGAGCACATCCATGTGGTGATCCAGGAGATCACCGAAGAGGACTGGGGATACTGCGGGATGCTCACCGACGACTGGAAGCGCAGCCAGGCGAGCGGGCAGGAGGCGCCCGGCAGCCTTTATCGGCTGAGCGCCTTCACCACCACGCCCGAGGGCGGCAACCCGGCCGGGGTGTGGATCGGCGATCGCCTGCCCCCGCCCGCCGAGATGCTACGCATCGCGCAGGAAGTGGGCTATTCCGAGACCGCCTTCCTGGCGCCGGCCGCGGGCAAGCGCCGCACCGTGCGCTACTACAGCCCGGAGGCCGAGGTGCCGTTCTGCGGTCACGCGACGATTGCCGCCGGGGTCAAGCTGGGCGCGTTGGACGGCGAGGGCGAGTACCGCTTCGACACCGCCGCGGGTGAAGTCGCGGTGAGCGTGAGCTCGGTCGACGGGCTGCCGGCAGCGGCGCTGACCTCGGTGGCGCCGAAGCAGGCACGACCATCCGCCGAGCTCCTCTCCCGCATCCTGCAGACCCTGGCGTGGCGGGAGACCGAGCTCGACCCGGCGATACCGCCCATGCTCGCCTTTGCCGGCGCCTGGCACCTGGTGCTTGCCGCGGCGAGCGCGGAGCGGCTCGCCCGGCTCGACTACGACTTCGACGCGCTCAAGCAGCTCATGCTGGAGGCCGACCTGACGACCATCCAGCTGGTGTGGCGGGAAAGCGCCGATTTCTTCCATGCACGCGACCCCTTCCCGGTCGGCGGGGTGGTCGAGGACCCGGCAACCGGGGCCGCCGCGGCCGCCCTGGGCGGCTACCTGCGCGATGCCGGCTTGATCGCGGCGCCGGCGAGGATCACCATCCTCCAGGGCGAGACGATGGGGCGGCCGAGCCACCTGGAGGTGCGCATTCCATCTGCGGGCGGGATCGTCGTCAGCGGCCATGCGGTCGATCTGTAA
- a CDS encoding PEP-CTERM sorting domain-containing protein has translation MRPALPASALLGFCLLAAYPAQAAPITLDYLGLTGSKSGAITLSGSNRSVNAGTINFEYWGGGYPGFAAGLLDAFCIEPATTLRTAPTAYQINAGLGGFGTAQQSLIAGLYDFHYAPAVSNAAAFQLVLWEIVTDGGSGPLALNTGGFAVASGFGTALQTARTWIDELNGWFAGLDDPFASPYRSGRYEFFALTSPNSQNELTVRSLPVPEPGVLALLGIGAVAGSLARRRRS, from the coding sequence ATGCGCCCCGCCCTGCCCGCCTCCGCCCTCCTCGGCTTCTGCCTGCTCGCCGCCTACCCGGCGCAGGCAGCGCCCATCACCCTCGACTACCTCGGCCTGACCGGCAGCAAGTCGGGCGCGATCACGCTGTCGGGCAGCAACCGCAGCGTCAATGCCGGCACCATCAACTTCGAATACTGGGGCGGAGGCTACCCCGGTTTCGCCGCCGGCCTGCTCGACGCCTTCTGCATCGAACCGGCCACCACCCTCCGCACCGCGCCCACCGCCTACCAGATCAACGCCGGCCTGGGCGGCTTCGGCACCGCGCAGCAGAGCCTGATCGCCGGCCTGTACGACTTCCACTACGCCCCCGCGGTGAGCAATGCCGCGGCCTTCCAGCTGGTGCTGTGGGAGATCGTCACCGACGGGGGCAGCGGGCCGCTGGCGCTGAACACCGGCGGCTTCGCGGTTGCCAGCGGATTCGGCACCGCGCTGCAGACCGCGCGCACCTGGATCGACGAACTGAACGGCTGGTTCGCCGGGCTCGACGATCCGTTCGCCAGCCCCTACCGCTCGGGGCGCTACGAGTTCTTCGCGCTCACCAGCCCCAACTCGCAGAACGAACTCACGGTGCGCAGCCTGCCGGTGCCCGAGCCCGGTGTGCTGGCCCTGCTCGGCATCGGCGCGGTGGCGGGTAGCCTGGCGCGCCGGCGACGTAGCTGA
- a CDS encoding ATP-binding cassette domain-containing protein, with product MIQFRNMSLARGAKLLVEDTTLQIHPGWRVGLTGANGSGKSSLFALLRGELHPERGDLEMPAGWVIAHVAQETPALQRSALDYALDGDAELRRIEDELARLEAHHDPADGAHIGELHARLHEIGGYAARARAAALLDGLGFLPADLERPVADFSGGWRMRLNLAQALMCRSDLLLLDEPTNHLDLDAVIWLEQWLRDYRGTLLLISHDREFLDACVSHVAHVENRRLTLYSGGYSDFERQRAERLAQQQQLFDKQQREIAHIEDYIRRFRAKATKARQAQSRIKALERMERIAAAHVDTPFSFSFRDAPPAPDPLLAIEDGAVGYGDTPILSGFKLTLRPGERVGLLGRNGAGKSTLIKLLAGELALAAGSRSEGKGLATGYFAQHQLETLRPDESPLQHMVRLDPAAREQELRDYLGGFDFRGDGVGGTSTPATEPCGSFSGGEKSRLALALLIWRRPNLLLLDEPTNHLDLEMRHALTQALQDYEGGMVLVSHDRALLRATCDRFLLVDGGRVQPFDGDLDDYRDWLAERRAQAAAAAECPDRAADKAARKADRAQAAADRQARLAARRPLVKESEQLERKLAGWQGEKQLLDARLADPAFYANPDPTQLQSLTRRQAELAAQIEEAELRWLELAEALEALAVEGDAP from the coding sequence GTGATCCAGTTTCGAAATATGTCGCTCGCGCGTGGCGCGAAGCTGCTGGTGGAAGACACCACCCTGCAGATCCACCCCGGCTGGCGGGTCGGCCTGACGGGCGCCAACGGCAGCGGCAAGTCCAGCCTGTTCGCCCTGCTGCGCGGCGAACTGCACCCCGAACGCGGCGACCTGGAGATGCCAGCCGGCTGGGTGATCGCCCACGTGGCGCAGGAAACCCCCGCCCTGCAGCGCTCGGCGCTCGACTACGCGCTCGACGGCGACGCCGAACTGCGCCGCATCGAGGACGAGCTCGCCCGTCTCGAAGCCCACCACGACCCTGCGGACGGCGCGCATATTGGCGAACTCCACGCCCGCCTGCACGAGATCGGCGGCTACGCCGCGCGCGCCCGCGCCGCCGCCCTGCTCGACGGCCTGGGCTTCCTGCCCGCTGACCTGGAACGCCCGGTGGCGGACTTCTCGGGCGGCTGGCGGATGCGGCTGAACCTCGCGCAGGCGCTGATGTGCCGCTCCGACCTGCTGCTGCTCGACGAACCGACCAACCACCTCGACCTCGACGCGGTGATCTGGCTGGAGCAGTGGCTGCGCGACTACCGCGGCACCCTGCTGCTGATCTCCCACGACCGCGAGTTCCTCGACGCCTGCGTGAGCCACGTCGCCCATGTGGAGAACCGCCGCCTGACGCTGTACTCCGGCGGCTACTCGGATTTCGAACGCCAGCGCGCCGAACGCCTCGCCCAGCAGCAACAGCTCTTCGACAAGCAGCAGCGCGAGATCGCCCACATCGAGGACTACATCCGCCGCTTCCGCGCCAAGGCCACCAAGGCGCGCCAGGCGCAGAGCCGCATCAAGGCCCTCGAACGCATGGAGCGCATCGCCGCGGCGCATGTCGACACGCCCTTCAGCTTCAGCTTCCGTGACGCCCCGCCGGCGCCCGATCCGCTGCTCGCCATCGAGGACGGCGCGGTCGGCTATGGCGACACGCCCATCCTGTCGGGCTTCAAGCTCACCCTGCGCCCCGGCGAGCGCGTCGGCCTGCTGGGGCGCAACGGCGCCGGCAAGTCCACGCTGATCAAGCTGCTCGCCGGCGAGCTCGCCCTGGCCGCCGGCAGCCGCAGCGAAGGCAAGGGCCTGGCTACCGGCTACTTCGCCCAGCACCAGCTGGAAACCCTGCGCCCGGACGAATCGCCCCTGCAGCACATGGTGCGCCTCGACCCGGCGGCGCGCGAGCAGGAGCTGCGCGACTACCTCGGCGGTTTCGACTTCCGCGGCGACGGCGTGGGCGGCACTTCCACCCCGGCCACCGAGCCCTGCGGCAGCTTCTCCGGCGGCGAGAAGTCGCGCCTGGCGCTCGCCCTGCTGATCTGGCGCCGGCCCAACCTGTTGCTGCTGGACGAACCCACCAACCACCTCGACCTGGAGATGCGCCACGCGCTGACGCAGGCGCTGCAGGACTACGAGGGCGGCATGGTGCTGGTCTCCCACGACCGCGCGCTGCTGCGCGCCACCTGCGACCGCTTCCTGCTGGTCGACGGCGGTCGCGTGCAGCCCTTCGACGGCGACCTCGACGACTACCGCGACTGGCTGGCGGAACGCCGTGCCCAGGCTGCCGCCGCCGCGGAGTGCCCGGACCGCGCTGCCGACAAGGCCGCGCGCAAGGCCGATCGTGCCCAGGCCGCCGCCGACCGCCAGGCCCGCCTGGCCGCGCGCCGCCCGCTGGTCAAGGAAAGCGAACAGCTAGAACGCAAGCTCGCCGGCTGGCAGGGCGAGAAGCAGCTGCTCGACGCCCGCCTGGCCGACCCGGCCTTCTACGCCAACCCGGACCCGACCCAGCTGCAGAGCCTGACCCGCCGCCAGGCGGAGCTCGCCGCGCAGATCGAGGAAGCCGAACTGCGCTGGCTGGAACTGGCCGAGGCGCTGGAAGCGCTGGCGGTCGAAGGCGACGCGCCGTAA
- a CDS encoding ammonium transporter has protein sequence MKKLFAILLTALAVGFAGGAAAQDAPATVAPVVEEAVAAVEAAAEAVEAAVVDEVVVDKGDVAWLMTATLLVLFMALPGLALFYGGMVRAKNMLSVLMQVMVVFSLVTVLWMIYGYSLAFTESSAFIGSLDKIFLSGVSIDSLADTFSDNVKLPELVFVAFQATFAGITCALIVGSFAERMKFSAVLLFTVIWFTFCYLPIAHMVWGPGGYLLEDGALDFAGGTVVHINAGIAGLVGAYMVGKRIGFGRESMAPHSLTLTMVGASMLWVGWFGFNAGSNLEATSGAALAFINTLVATAAAVLSWSLGEAMFKGKPSMLGAASGAVAGLVAITPACGSVGPMGALILGLLSGFICLWGVNGLKRMLGADDSLDVFGVHGVGGILGAILTGVFTAPMFGGTGGEDFSIASQVWIQTWSVIVTIIWSGVVAFIGYKIADLFIGLRVPEEEEREGLDITAHGESAYHH, from the coding sequence ATGAAGAAGCTGTTCGCAATCCTGCTGACGGCGCTGGCCGTCGGTTTCGCGGGCGGTGCAGCCGCACAGGACGCGCCGGCCACGGTCGCCCCTGTGGTGGAAGAAGCGGTCGCCGCGGTCGAAGCCGCCGCCGAAGCCGTCGAGGCCGCTGTGGTCGATGAGGTGGTGGTCGACAAGGGCGACGTCGCCTGGCTGATGACCGCCACCCTGCTGGTGCTGTTCATGGCCCTGCCCGGCCTGGCGCTGTTCTACGGCGGCATGGTGCGCGCCAAGAACATGCTGTCGGTGCTGATGCAGGTGATGGTGGTGTTCTCGCTGGTTACCGTGCTGTGGATGATCTACGGCTACAGCCTGGCCTTCACCGAATCCAGCGCCTTCATCGGCTCGCTCGACAAGATCTTCCTCTCCGGCGTGTCCATCGATTCGCTGGCCGACACCTTCAGCGACAACGTCAAGTTGCCGGAACTGGTGTTCGTCGCCTTCCAGGCCACCTTCGCCGGCATCACCTGCGCGCTGATCGTGGGCTCCTTCGCCGAGCGCATGAAGTTCTCCGCGGTGCTGCTGTTCACGGTGATCTGGTTCACCTTCTGCTACCTGCCGATCGCCCACATGGTGTGGGGCCCGGGCGGCTACCTGCTGGAAGACGGCGCGCTGGACTTCGCCGGCGGCACGGTGGTGCACATCAACGCCGGTATCGCCGGTCTGGTGGGTGCCTACATGGTGGGCAAGCGCATCGGCTTCGGGCGTGAATCCATGGCGCCGCATTCGCTGACCCTGACCATGGTCGGTGCCTCCATGCTGTGGGTGGGCTGGTTCGGCTTCAACGCCGGCTCCAACCTGGAAGCCACCTCGGGCGCCGCGCTGGCCTTCATCAACACCCTGGTGGCTACCGCCGCCGCGGTGCTGAGCTGGTCGCTGGGCGAGGCGATGTTCAAGGGCAAGCCCTCGATGCTGGGTGCGGCCTCGGGCGCGGTGGCCGGCCTGGTGGCCATCACCCCGGCCTGCGGCTCGGTGGGCCCGATGGGCGCACTGATCCTCGGCCTGCTGTCCGGCTTCATCTGCCTGTGGGGCGTCAATGGCCTCAAGCGCATGCTGGGCGCCGACGACTCGCTGGACGTGTTCGGCGTGCATGGCGTGGGCGGCATCCTGGGTGCCATCCTCACCGGCGTGTTCACCGCGCCGATGTTCGGCGGCACCGGCGGCGAGGACTTCTCCATCGCCAGCCAGGTGTGGATCCAGACCTGGAGCGTGATCGTCACCATCATCTGGTCCGGCGTGGTGGCCTTCATCGGCTACAAGATCGCGGATCTCTTCATCGGCCTGCGTGTGCCGGAAGAAGAGGAACGCGAAGGCCTGGACATCACCGCCCACGGCGAATCCGCGTACCACCACTGA
- the glnK gene encoding P-II family nitrogen regulator, translating into MKFITAIIKPFKLDEVREALSAIGVQGITVTEVKGFGRQKGHTELYRGAEYVVDFLPKVKIEAAIRADILDQAIEAIEKAASTGKIGDGKIFVFDLEQAIRIRTGETGTDAL; encoded by the coding sequence ATGAAGTTCATCACTGCGATCATCAAGCCCTTCAAGCTCGACGAGGTGCGCGAGGCGCTCTCGGCCATCGGCGTGCAGGGCATCACCGTCACCGAGGTCAAGGGCTTCGGCCGCCAGAAAGGCCACACCGAGCTCTACCGCGGCGCCGAATACGTCGTCGACTTCCTGCCCAAGGTCAAGATCGAAGCGGCCATCCGCGCCGACATCCTCGACCAGGCCATCGAAGCCATCGAGAAGGCCGCATCCACCGGAAAGATCGGCGACGGAAAAATCTTCGTCTTCGACCTCGAACAAGCCATCCGCATCCGCACCGGCGAAACCGGTACCGACGCGCTGTAA
- the purU gene encoding formyltetrahydrofolate deformylase yields the protein MHRTRYYTLSASCPDRVGIVARVSGFIAEHQGWILETSLHAEPPREGEEVGRYFMRIEIKADSLPFHLAEFRERFRPLADELQMDWKITDSAVKKRVVVLVSKQEHCLYDLLARWQSKELDIEIPCVISNHDELRGFVEWHGIAFHHVPVGADNKAAAYAEVRRIFEEVRGDTMVLARYMQILSPELCAAYPGRIINIHHSFLPSFVGAKPYHQAYLKGVKLIGATCHYVTADLDQGPIIEQDVIRIDHSDAVEDMVRYGKDIEKTVLARGLRYHLEDRVLLHGNKTIVFR from the coding sequence ATGCATCGCACCCGCTACTACACGCTGTCGGCCTCCTGCCCGGACCGCGTCGGCATCGTCGCCCGGGTCTCGGGCTTCATCGCCGAGCACCAGGGCTGGATCCTCGAGACCTCGCTGCACGCCGAGCCGCCGCGCGAAGGCGAGGAGGTCGGGCGCTACTTCATGCGCATCGAGATCAAGGCCGACTCGCTGCCCTTCCATCTGGCCGAGTTCCGCGAGCGCTTCCGCCCGCTGGCCGACGAGCTGCAGATGGACTGGAAGATCACCGACTCGGCGGTCAAGAAGCGCGTGGTGGTGCTGGTCAGCAAGCAGGAGCACTGCCTCTACGACCTGCTCGCGCGCTGGCAGTCGAAGGAACTCGACATCGAGATCCCCTGCGTGATCTCCAACCACGACGAACTGCGCGGTTTCGTCGAGTGGCACGGCATTGCCTTCCACCACGTGCCGGTGGGCGCCGACAACAAGGCCGCGGCCTACGCCGAAGTGCGGCGCATCTTCGAGGAAGTGCGCGGCGACACCATGGTGCTGGCGCGCTACATGCAGATCCTCTCGCCCGAGCTGTGCGCCGCCTACCCGGGGCGCATCATCAACATCCATCACAGCTTCCTGCCCAGCTTCGTCGGCGCCAAGCCCTACCACCAGGCCTATCTGAAGGGGGTGAAGCTGATCGGTGCGACCTGCCACTACGTCACCGCCGACCTGGACCAGGGGCCGATCATCGAGCAGGACGTGATCCGCATCGACCACTCCGACGCGGTCGAGGACATGGTGCGTTACGGCAAGGACATCGAGAAGACCGTGCTCGCGCGCGGCCTGCGCTACCACCTGGAAGACCGTGTGCTGCTACACGGCAACAAGACCATCGTGTTCCGCTAG
- a CDS encoding ester cyclase, whose translation MHESHSTPSERAVALATEFLTRVWGPAHDLEAIDELMTEDYRIWSGGALVAGREPFKEWVRQFQAIYGDAHTEIRETFANAAGDRVVSRWYNTGVNKGIFGLPPDGRPVSFTGIAIWRVEGGRLAECWVERAALESYRSLTE comes from the coding sequence ATGCATGAATCGCATTCGACGCCGTCCGAACGTGCCGTCGCCCTCGCCACCGAGTTCCTGACCCGCGTCTGGGGTCCCGCCCACGACCTCGAGGCGATCGACGAGCTGATGACCGAGGACTACCGCATCTGGTCGGGCGGCGCGCTGGTAGCCGGTCGCGAGCCGTTCAAGGAATGGGTGCGCCAGTTCCAGGCCATCTACGGCGACGCGCACACGGAGATCCGCGAGACCTTTGCCAATGCAGCCGGCGACCGGGTGGTCTCGCGCTGGTACAACACCGGTGTGAACAAGGGCATCTTCGGCCTGCCGCCGGACGGCCGGCCGGTATCATTCACCGGGATTGCCATCTGGCGGGTCGAAGGGGGGCGCCTGGCCGAATGCTGGGTCGAGCGTGCCGCCCTGGAAAGCTACCGGAGTCTGACCGAATGA
- a CDS encoding 2-hydroxychromene-2-carboxylate isomerase, whose protein sequence is MSAQANRSTRPRLEFWYEFASTYSYLAVMRIEAAAAAAGVDVAWRPFLLGPVFMALGWNDSPFNIYPPKGRYMWRDLARLADKYDLPFRLPSQFPRNGLLAARVALVGVDGGWVAPFSRAVMRANFAEDRDIGDRQVIADLLGALDLPVDEILAQAGTPENKQALRAQTERAAEIGLFGAPSFRVGEELFWGNDRLEDALAWAGAHAAVAGGR, encoded by the coding sequence ATGTCAGCACAAGCGAACCGCAGCACCCGTCCGCGGCTCGAGTTCTGGTACGAGTTCGCCAGCACCTATTCCTATCTTGCGGTGATGCGCATCGAGGCGGCCGCGGCGGCGGCCGGGGTGGACGTGGCCTGGCGGCCCTTCCTGCTCGGGCCGGTGTTCATGGCCCTGGGCTGGAACGACTCGCCGTTCAACATCTATCCGCCCAAGGGGCGCTACATGTGGCGCGACCTCGCGCGCCTGGCGGACAAGTACGACCTGCCGTTCCGGCTGCCCAGCCAGTTTCCGCGCAACGGCCTGCTGGCCGCGCGGGTGGCGCTGGTGGGGGTGGATGGGGGCTGGGTGGCGCCCTTTTCCCGCGCGGTGATGCGGGCCAACTTTGCCGAGGACCGCGATATCGGCGACCGTCAGGTCATCGCCGACCTGCTTGGCGCGCTCGATCTGCCGGTCGATGAGATCCTGGCGCAGGCCGGAACGCCGGAGAACAAGCAGGCGCTGCGCGCGCAAACCGAGCGCGCGGCCGAAATCGGCCTGTTTGGCGCGCCGAGCTTCCGGGTGGGCGAGGAGCTGTTCTGGGGCAACGACCGGCTGGAGGATGCGCTGGCCTGGGCCGGCGCGCACGCCGCGGTGGCGGGCGGGCGCTGA